The sequence AATAGGTCAGGCTAAATGAGCCTGTAAGCTGTTTAATTTGATCGAAGCAAATTTGCTAGCCGTAATCATTCTCGAACCCTACGCAACATAAGCTTAAAGGAAACAGACAATGTTAAAACGAATTGCAAATGTAGTTACTTTGATTATCGCAACAATGACATTCTCATTTCAGGCTCACGCTGATCATCACGGCATGAAAAAGGATATCGTTGATGTAGCCGTCGCAAATGGCTCCTTTACCACCCTCGTCGCTGCGGTTAAAGCTGCTGGCTTGGTTGATACCCTAAAGGGCGATGGACCTTTTACGGTGTTTGCTCCCACCGACGAAGCCTTTGCTAAATTACCAGAAGGTACCGTGGAAATGTTACTCATGCCAGAGAACAAAGATAAGTTAGTCGCT comes from Agarivorans sp. Alg241-V36 and encodes:
- a CDS encoding fasciclin domain-containing protein, which codes for MLKRIANVVTLIIATMTFSFQAHADHHGMKKDIVDVAVANGSFTTLVAAVKAAGLVDTLKGDGPFTVFAPTDEAFAKLPEGTVEMLLMPENKDKLVAVLTYHVVSGKVMAADVVKIDSANTLQGGMLAVSTSGDMVMINDAKVVAADVKASNGVIHVVDTVLLPK